The Dioscorea cayenensis subsp. rotundata cultivar TDr96_F1 chromosome 21, TDr96_F1_v2_PseudoChromosome.rev07_lg8_w22 25.fasta, whole genome shotgun sequence genome includes a region encoding these proteins:
- the LOC120252529 gene encoding DEAD-box ATP-dependent RNA helicase 37-like, with translation MRTSWADAVASAESSASTAASRPARSSYVPPHLRNRPAASEPPASSVPADLAFRPAAAPSGGSRWSSGPIRDAARHGLGGGGRSGGGGWNHRAGSWDRGREREANPFANEEDDGAEAPFNDQENTGINFDAYEDIPVETSGDNVPPPVNTFAEIDLGDALNENIRRCKYVKPTPVQRHAIPISLAGRDLMACAQTGSGKTAAFCFPIISGIMRGESAQRPRGSRTAYPLALILSPTRELSVQIHAEARKFAYQTGVKVVVAYGGAPINQQLRDLERGVEILVATPGRLVDLLERARVSLQMIRYLALDEADRMLDMGFEPQIRRIVEQMDMPPSGVRQTMLFSATFPKEIQRLASDFLASYIFLAVGRVGSSTDLIVQRVEFVLESDKRSHLMDLLHAQRANGVQGKQALTLVFVETKKGADSLEHWLCMNGFPATTIHGDRTQQEREHALRSFKSGLTPILVATDVAARGLDIPHVAHVVNFDLPNDIDDYVHRIGRTGRAGKSGLATAFFNENNSNLARSLADLMQEANQEVPAWLARYAARSSYGGGGRNRRSGGGGRFGGRDFRRDNRGGGSGGGDYYGGGNSGGGGGYGGGPSTGYGGGGSAGFTSAWD, from the exons ATGCGAACCTCCTGGGCTGACGCGGTCGCCAGTGCCGAGAGCTCCGCCTCCACTGCCGCTTCACGGCCTGCTCGTTCTTCCTACGTCCCTCCCCATCTCCGCAACCGCCCGGCCGCTTCCGAGCCTCCCGCTTCGTCTGTCCCTGCAGATCTTGCGTTTCGGCCGGCAGCCGCCCCATCCGGTGGATCCCGCTGGAGCAGTGGCCCTATTCGTGACGCTGCGCGCCATGGGTTAGGTGGTGGAGGTCGCTCCGGCGGTGGCGGATGGAACCATCGCGCAGGAAGCTGGGACCGTGGGCGAGAACGGGAAGCGAACCCTTTCGCGAACGAGGAGGACGATGGTGCTGAGGCTCCCTTCAATGACCAGGAGAATACTGGGATTAATTTTGATGCATATGAGGATATCCCGGTGGAGACGAGCGGGGATAATGTCCCTCCGCCGGTGAACACCTTTGCGGAGATTGATCTTGGTGATGCGCTCAATGAGAATATCAGGAGGTGTAAGTATGTAAAGCCAACGCCGGTGCAGCGCCATGCTATCCCAATCTCGCTTGCTGGGCGTGATCTGATGGCTTGCGCACAGACGGGGTCAGGAAAGACGGCCGCTTTCTGCTTCCCCATCATTAGTGGGATCATGAGAGGTGAGTCTGCGCAGAGGCCAAGGGGGTCACGGACGGCTTACCCTCTTGCTCTCATTCTGTCACCTACTCGGGAGCTATCTGTTCAA ATACATGCAGAAGCAAGGAAATTTGCTTATCAGACTGGTGTGAAGGTCGTTGTTGCTTATGGTGGTGCACCGATCAATCAACAG TTGAGAGACCTAGAGAGGGGAGTTGAGATACTTGTGGCGACTCCTGGGCGTCTAGTAGATTTGTTGGAGAGGGCTAGAGTTTCATTACAGATGATTAGATATTTAGCTCTGGATGAGGCAGATAGAATGCTAGATATGGGTTTTGAGCCGCAAATTCGCAGAATTGTTGAGCAAATGGACATGCCTCCAAGCGGTGTCAGGCAGACAATGCTATTCAGCGCTACTTTTCCAAAAGAGATACAG AGATTAGCTTCTGATTTCCTTGCCAGTTATATCTTTCTTGCTGTTGGAAGGGTTGGTTCTAGTACAGATTTGATTGTCCAAAGAGTTGAATTTGTGCTAGAGTCAGACAAGAGAAGCCATCTCATGGACCTTCTTCATGCACAAAGAGCTAATGGGGTTCAGGGAAAG CAAGCTTTGACTTTGGTTTTTGTGGAAACAAAAAAAGGGGCTGATTCATTGGAACACTGGTTGTGTATGAATGGGTTCCCTGCGACTACAATTCATGGTGATCGAACACAGCAG GAAAGGGAACATGCACTGAGGTCCTTCAAGAGTGGCTTGACCCCTATCCTGGTAGCAACTGATGTTGCTGCACGTGGGTTGGACATACCCCATGTTGCACATGTTGTCAACTTTGACCTTCCTAATGACATAGATGACTATGTGCACCGTATTGGAAGAACAGGAAGGGCTGGTAAATCAGGCCTTGCCACAGCATTCTTCAACGAAAACAATTCCAACCTAGCAAGGTCGCTTGCTGATCTCATGCAAGAAGCAAATCAGGAAGTGCCTGCATGGCTTGCTCGGTATGCGGCCCGTTCTTCATATGGAGGTGGTGGGAGAAACCGCCGCTCTGGTGGTGGTGGCCGCTTTGGAGGCCGTGACTTCCGTAGGGACAATAGGGGTGGTGGAAGTGGTGGCGGTGATTATTATGGAGGTGGCaatagtggtggtggtggggggTATGGTGGTGGACCATCCACTGGTTATGGTGGTGGAGGCAGCGCGGGGTTCACCAGTGCATGGGATTAA